The Vigna radiata var. radiata cultivar VC1973A chromosome 6, Vradiata_ver6, whole genome shotgun sequence DNA segment AGAAGATGAATCATGATGGTATGTTGGAGGCATTAGTTGTAACTCGGTTCAAGGCAATGGCAGTTTTTGAAGTTGAAGGCCTTTCCAAATAGCTGCTGATAAAGTCACCAGCTAACAGAAGTTTTCCAATATCAACATTGGTTTTCACACCAATTCCATTCAACATGTACACAACATCTTCAGTCGCAACATTTCCAGAAGCTCCTTTAGCATATGGACATCCACCAAGCCCACCAACGGATGAATCCACTATGCTAATTCCCATCTGTTCACACACAAATTATTATTCCTTTTCTTAACATCTTTGAAGGTATCGCGTGTCAAAATTTAAGTCTGTCACATGTCAAAATTAGAGTCATCTTCTATCTTTGAACCTGTGTGATTTTGACACACGATACTTTTCAAGTAGAAGATGATCCAGATTTTGATTTATGACAGACTTAAATTTTGACTCATGATATCTTCAAACCtgattaatatcaatttaatagaATTCACGTCGagtcttttttacaaaaataaagacttcattgaatctttttcaaaaaaataaggactaaattgaataaacaaaaatctaaaaatcaAACCGAGTAAATGACTTAAATATAGAaatcaaattactaattaaattcaTCTATGGCATGTCTGCATGCTATCGTTGCAagtgaagaaaaatatacaGTTAAACCATAACCAAAAAATGTTACATATGTAATGAGGTTGTGGTCCATGCTACATTGGACTAACACTAGTTTGTCATAACTGTCATACATTTACACCAgtattcctttttcttattctttctcAAACAATCATAATGAAACAACTAATAAACTCAACAAGTTTTACACAGTGAAAGGTCAAACCAAGAAATTTAGTTGAGGACTTACTTGGAGGGACACAAGTATATTTGGAAGGGATTGGCCATAAGTGTCATGGAAGTGGACAGCTAGTTTCTCTATTGGAACAACAGCCATCACAGCCAAAAGCATAGGAACTACACTTCCTGAACACAACACAATACAAGTACAAAGATAATATACCAGAAACCAATAACATTCTCAGTAAAAGACAGAAAAAAGACACTTGGTTTTACATTCATCAACCTTATCAAGTTTATACGCAGGATGTCTACAATAATAGAGAATCTTGTCTATCAAGCATAGATTGCTTAAACTTCCAAAGTTCAGAACTCATCTAAGTTGTTACCTGGTGTGCCAACTCCAATTGTGTCACCAAGGGAGATTTCAAAGCAACCCATATCATGAAGTTCTTTAGCAACATATGCCACTTTTGAGGGAGGGATTGGTCCTTCTACAGGGCATCCAACAACACATGATACATACCTATCACATTTCAATGTAAAGAAACTGTTTGTCATGTGGAATAAGAGAATTGAGAAATAATGTTGTGTCAGAAAAATCTACAATATCAACTGATATGATATGACACTTTCATGCATCCAACTACTGGAATTTGACCTTGGCCTTGCCACCTTTTGAGAGGTTTTACCCATTACCGATATTGAAGCAGACAGTGATAGCATATGATGTAATCTtagaatgatgaagaagaaaattaaaggcaTACCCTCGAACAGGAATTGAGAGTTGTTTAGCAGCACGAATAACAGCTCGGTAACGAGCAAGACTTTCTTCAATACTACAATTAATGttggattttgaaaatgattCAGAAGCTGATGCAAAAACAGCAACTTCTCTGGCACCAGCAGCTACTGCAGCTTCAAAACCCTACAAATGTAACATGTCACAGATCTGAATATAAATCGTACGGTTTATGGTTTTATCAAGATATTTGTACCTTTAAATTAGGGGTCAGAACTGGCATTCTGATGCTCCCTAAGTTATTTACTGCTTGCATTACATCCTTTGCATCAGCCAACTATAAGATAAAGAAACACAATGATTTAAAATCAGATGGAATGGAATAAGTCATTCAGATTTCTATAATTGAACTAGTTTTTTCTACAATTGAATGACTTTTATCCAACAGAAGCCATCCAAAAGCCTCCACATGATCCATGTGATTCAGAACTAATTTCAGATACAAGCACTTTGGTACAAATTTACTCAACCCAGCACTCTTTAAAATCATCAATATCTATTTACCACAAATAAGGTAAAGCAGTTGTACCTGTGGGACCCATTTGGGAGACACAAAACTTGTAACCTCAATAACAGATAACCCTGTAGAAGCTAGTCTATGAATCAATTCAATCTTTACATCTGTAGGCACAATGTTCTTCTCATTTTGTAATCCATCCCTTGGACCAACTTCTACTATCTTAACAAACTTTGGTATACAGTTCAGAAACTGCATAAAGCCATTATCCAATTAAAAATTGAACATAAGCTAATTAccagaaaaataaatgtaataaaacaaACTGACAACAGAATGTTTagaatatatattacataattgGAAACACAAAGAGGCAGAAGTTAGTAGCTGAAAACTTGAACAAAGAACACTAAAAATAATGCAGCAGCCACTGAATTACCTTATATGCCAAACCTTGCAAATCTTTGGTATGGCATTTTGGACTGCTTTGGCTATCAGAGAATGAATCATCAGTCATCCCAAATTTCATTGATTTCCTCCCTTTGGTCACAGCCTTCTGAGTGAAGGAGTTATCTTGGGATAAGTCTCTTGTTTGTCTTTTCCATGGGAATGTCTCTGCTGTAtattcttcatcatcttcactacaTAAAAATGCAAGGTATTGTGATATAGTAGGCAGGTAAAAATCAAAGACTATACAATGAAAAGTGATAAAGGTTGAATTATAGAGCAACGAAATGTATCAGTCTCTAACATGAGTTGCAATATATGACTCACTTGCAGCTGTTAGATGTGCTGCAAATTCGTCCTTCAATCCAGCAGTTTCCCATGCCCAAGTTATCTACCCTGGGACGGCAAGCTCCATGTGAGAACCTCTGAATCCTATCAATGGTGTTCATACTTGGCAATTTGTCAAGACCAAGTGGTTCCTCCAAACTTGACATGGTGAAGAGATAGGTTAAAGGGAGCTAGCAAAAGATATGAGAAAGTAAGTACTTTGTTTGAAGAACCTATTCAAACCAAACTTAGCTATCTCTATCTCCAGGTAGAAAGCAGAGACATATTTTCATCTACATATCATGCTTCTATTTATCTTCACAGAAAGAGAGTCAGTAGCAAGTAATAATGTTCCGGATTGAAATTGTGCTTCACAATCAGTTAAAATTGCAAGATAAACCCTTTAAAAAATCCATTTACTACAGATGATGCCATGTCATAGAAAAAACAGTTAAAAAAGAATCACAGTTAGTTGCAATTGATTTTGAAGTAATATGGTTCATGTTTAGATGTTTTAATTCTAAAAGTATGTCAGTAGTAAAACTCAATAACTATTTCAGctccaaaaataaattttagaggCAAAATCAATTTCTTGAGAGGAAACTTAACATGTAAATCCAAACATTAGCCAGCATATCAACGTGGATCATCTAACGAGAATCCAAACATATGGGGACAATGGTTGTCTGAGCATGTGGAAAATGAGGGAAATGAAATGGAGTTAGACAGAAGAAATGTTCAAATCTTTTATCCTCATTGTAGTGGGCAAAAATCACTTCCAACTTGCTTTGGTGCAATAATGAGGGCCAGGATTTGTGGTTGTAATGTAAAGGAGTTTCTTCCTCCACTTACAACCTTTCCGCATTTTGCAAAGCACGTGTGAAGTGATTTTCATTCCTCATTTTCCACCAATTCAAATTAGGATAGCCATAGTCACAAAAATGGTGATCAATAATAATCAGCCACAAggttataaatatttgtttgttcTGTGCTTAGTGTCCCAACATCAAATCGAAAACCTTAAGTATAAATGAGAAAATGCATCCCTTATAAGATCATGAAGATAAACTATGCTTCTGGGAATTTTAATTGCTGCTGAAtcacaaaaaaggaaaaaacttgAGCAAGAACTCAGTAGAAGCTTGAAACCCAATTCcacaaaaagtaaataaataactaaactTTGAAAAAAGGAATTCAGTGGAAAAGAACCATGTTCAATGAATAGTCCAAAATAAGACAAAGTTATGTtttttgttgtaatttgagaGTTTGTTTGGCAAGTTGATATGAAAGgcaagaaaatagaaaatgggAAGCAGACGGACCTGAAAAAGTGTAGAGAGGAAAGGCAAGAAATTGGGGAGAATGGAAAGAGGGAAGAAGAATGAAGGGtggtagatgaagaagaagagtagGAAGAAAGGGAAATATGACTATGActttttgtttgattatttgaattgaatgaagaCAGAGAAAGAGGAACAAGTTTTCAGTTGGTAGTTAGGTCACTCTAGTTAGGTTAGGTCactaagattttaaaataaacaaaactgtCTTTGCTACTAAGAATTGCTTTGAAAACACTTATTTCATAGTTCACAATCTTCCTTCTGTTCAATACAATTCTTATCAATGAGACAAAAGTTTATGCACACTTCAAACTTAAAAGTGGAACTACTTTGCTAAACTACCACAAATTCTTTataccaaagtttttttttctctcgaataatatattttgacaattcttttttaacaactttttgacaataagatacgtgtcatcatttgattggtctgtttgaatttatatttaaaaaaatatttgaaccgGATCAATCATAAATTGTCACGTATacgttatcaaaaagttgtcaaaaaagagttgttaaagaaactttttacTTCTCTATCTGAAAATGCATTTTTAGAGAAATTTATCTAAacatacttttattatattttcactaCCATATGCATAGATTGAGTGAACAAATCATGTCAccctctttaaaaaaaatccttgtTCATTGATAAATGATTTtagataaattgattttttatattgttgtaGTAATGTCCATGaatttaaatgtattattaatatttaaaatttagtgtaataattatattaaaagtaataattaattcaataaataaaacatacaaaaagTAGTGCGCTTAGTCGTTTTCATTTCAATATCCTACAATAATCATTACTATCATATTacttaattatattgtaattacAATTAGTAAATTCAAATATGCTCTAAAAAGTAACTTATAATCTcatttaataatgtaaaattattaaataaaatattataaaattagataacgcataataaataattaagaaatatataaaatattaatacagtTTTCCATCTTAATAATtgtaataacataatatatctacatattaattataaactataatagTTAAACAATCCATTACATCACTCAAAAAGAAGAAACTCTtacataaaataactaaataaacaATCCATTACATCATTATCTTTTACCaaaaacatataatcatatcgaaaagtaatcataataaaagaataacaaaacacaaaagaaaaaacaagataaGCTAATGTATAAAAAACACATCATAAGATggttaaatcatattaaatatcaACTAAACAATGATAAAACACAATAACtcatataaacaaacaaaaatattgacATCAGACTCAATTATCCAAATACATTCTTGACATAGGGTTTTACTATAGGCATGTACCTGTAGtagtatttatgttttgtagAGTCAAAAGCATAGGGTTATAATTACCTTATTACTCATAAGATCAATCCCATTTATGCCTATGACCTAAAGTCCAGTGGTTAGGACTTTCTACCATTCTTTTCCTCCCATCATTCCTCTCTATATGAGTTGAATAGTTGGTAGAATATCAATATACCTCCTTTCTGAACTTCCATATGTCAATGCATTCATTACACATCGCCACTACACATaatttctccttgaaattctctCAACAACAATACCACACATGTTCATAACAAAAATCCTCATTTTCACATACATAGTTATCATACTCACAAGCATGCTTAAAGATTATACAAAATCAATACCAAacaaccaagaaaaaaaaaattaacatgtagACTGACACTCAAAGGTGTTGCCCAACAACGAACAAATTCAATTGAATCCTTAAACCGCATAATTCAATTCAGACATAAACACCAATCAGATTCAACCAATGTactaataatatttgatttatcaAATTTACACACActaaaacacacatacacacacacaaactgCCCCTATGAACAACACAAACACAATTATGACAAACAATTAGGACTAATTATTAgcaaaaactagaaaaaaaaaatttaaacactaCATATGAGTCAAAAGGGATCAcatgtagaaaaaaaatcaaatagacTTAGAAATAGACATAAACCAGCTTATCTATTGAAAAAACAGAATGAActcattgtaaaaaaaatcttacacCCTCTgatcctaaaaaaaaataaatggataatAGAAAAccttagaaaaaaaagaaaaaacgctttaaaaaaattctaaaaaaaatatatgttttcaaaccttagtttataaaaattatatttatattttaaaattttaatattaagataatcgaattttataattttatatatattatgaattctaaaacacaattttgtattatataaagtataactatttttatactttttttaattacaattatatgtgtccatttcttttatttctttaaatgaataagtttttttaactatattatgttatgtttctattatttttcttcatttttatcgTTTGGAGTTAAACtatatttctaatataatagattatgtttttcttgtctgcctcttcttttactttgcatttgattttagttttcttaaatGTTAAGGATGATAACACTgttattagtaaataaataacatctttacaaattaatattgtttGTAATGTGAATTGAATCTCACAGGTTCtttcatacataaatatataaatggacTTCACTGTCATGACATGATGCAACATAACATGcgtaattaattttcaataaataagtgaaagtgatttttctaactattttctgacaaaccattttttatttctaaagcTAGCGTAGTAtgccaaataaaataattacctAAATAACACACTTCTGATTTGGTTCAAATTTGGTATTTAGGtgtctgattttttattttgttttctgaaaattaaaattcaattttgaataatcaaatatctaaaaggaaaagaatttttttttttaaatttatcaattaattaaaacaattaacattatacaaaaagttgttaacaatTGAAatacttgtttcttttttaaagatttttggttttaatgaTGCTTTTTAGTGGCATtctttataacttattttttttatttgtttttactgttatcatcttaattaataatatttatgctATCcgcatttataatattaatttaaaattttcattctatgTTATGCATTCATTTCAAAAATGGACAATAGTTACTGATAAATTCAACacatatttcttatattaactaaattataatttagttttcatgcataaatatataataaaaagaatatgttCTCAAATCATATTTAACTTAAGTTTTACAGATTGCAttacacaaaaattcaaaatataaaaatatattttaaaattttatctcatATATAATTCACTAAAATTGAAACACTTAAATTTtcttgtattaaaataataatcagaATTCAGTTCCTCAAAAACTCTTCTTAACGCcagaaaatacaaaaacaaagcCATTATTGgttttctaataattaaaaaggaGACAGTGTGTTACACGATTCCTTTTGTGACCTAACAAATCATTTAAGAgtctctttattttttcaactCCATTTAACTTTATCTTAGTCAACAAACtattttaagctttttttttttttaaaaaaaagtaaacaataaaatcaaggaagtttaaataaaaaattgaatatatgtttTCTAAATTTAGTTCTTACTAATAAAACTCACTCTAATTTTAAATGTCATGatacttttagaaaataatattactttttgaatttttaaaatatagttattattttacaaaatagatGTACGGTAATTCTAAATCTAGTTTAATTCATGTCATGTAACAAGTAAAAGAACAatgaatacaattttttaaccTTACCTCATATATATCTGTATATAGTttttagacatttttttaacaGGGTAATAAAGAAAACTGAATTTAGATAAACAATACGTGAACAACTTTATGAAATGGTGGTTTTCCCATAACAAGGGAGGTCCACATAGTTTATACGTTATGGAAGTGGAATGGGTATaggtttgattattttattttaaataaaaaatattattttatatattttttaaaatagatatataattttcatctttaattaaatattttgtataaaaaattatattataatattatcaagTATTTactgtaatataaatttttatatataatgttaaatattaagaaaaaatataagtctattaatattaaataacaattgaatagatgttaaataaaattgataaaatgtgtaactaaaagttacaaaataaacattaaagaaaaattaatataagatttttttaattataagatatcttgataatttaaaacattatatatatatatgttttaatctAAAAGTTAAATGCAAAGTAATGGTGATgcatgtttgaaaaataaagaggTTGTTGGCTTGTCCACTTTTGTGGTATGGTGATTTTATAAGTAATGGTGGTACCTATGGAATTTGTGGATCAGATTTTATACTAACTTACTCCAGAAATATTcatcagaaagaaaaaaaaaattgtttctagttaatttataaatttttttatataattttcgaAATcgatatttttaaactaaattaaatttatataaaaatattgctatttaaagaaaaaaaaaatattgctatttaaagaaaagaaatattggTATTTTGTCGGTGACAGATACCCACTAACTGTTACCATCATTAGTGACTTGCCGTAAGCCCAAAGACAATTAAGACACAAATGGGCATGACATAGACacgtttcaataattatttcaaaatagtttttattttttataaattaaacataacttTAAAAAGTAGATAATTTCCtctaaaaaagagaaaaactgtTTTCTGTATTGTGTTTTTGCAGTTACAATATATAGGTTTGTTTGTAAGTTGAGAATGTACAAATTCATTTTAGTATATCAATGCTAACAAACAGACTTTATCGATGATGCTCCAGCTTCTAGGCACATAAAAAACGAAATTCAAacaattgaaatgaaaaaagaagaagatatatTAGTTCTTCATAttacaaaagtataaaattataaaacacttTGATACAGTACAAAGAATTGCAATGGCCGATTGTTGAATCACAAGGAAAATGTTGAAAGCATATTCTTTGGAACTCTAGGATGATTTTAAGAAGCTTCGAGCTGCTTCTAAACTCAACTCTTCATtcacctaaaaaataaaatataatggaaaacataaaatcattttctgtaatttcagggagaaaatatatctttcgTAGTATTTATTATGGAACAATGacttaaatgaaatttaataggCACATACTAGTTTCTTATGGATTTGTCGGAATGCCTTGCAAAATCTCTCTGCTTCTTCTGCATCCATCTGTTGGAACATTACAATCAATGAGCTGAGTTTCACTCAAACCATAATTGACagctttatttaataatgacaCATCACCAAATTTATAGGCTTAAAGCATAAAATACTATGACATAACTCCCTTCTTTCATTTGTCACCACTGTGCTTGCATGGGTTTAAGAGTAAATTATTGTTTCTCAAAAACAGGTTTACAAAAAAGACAAGTTGCCAGAAATAATAATACGAATGTTTCTCTCCTGAAAGACAAAATCCCATTACATTGGAATGCTTTTATCCTTATCTTTACAAAATAAAGTACCCACAAAATTCTTGACAAAATAAAGGTCCatcattaaatgaaaatttcaactGGGCAAATCAAGTAAACCAGGTTACTGTTGCCCCAAGGGAAGGAGGCAATGATGCAAAACAGCTGATATATTGACATACCATATGGGACtcgaaataattataataataatacagaAAATAGAAATTTTGGGTTTAATCAAGAAAATAGTAAGCAATTGACGACACGAATAAAAACTAATGCATCCCTTCATATGTAAAACTCCTCTCATGGAAGGGTAGGCTAAACCATGTGTACATCTAAGACATGCCATTACTTCCAATTAGAACTTCAATATTCACATAATCAGCTTCAAACTTGTTAAGGGTGCAAACAAATTTCTGATAATTTCTATGCATATCATAAAAGGTAAATTTTCGAATACCTTCCTAGCAGCCTCCGTCTTTAGCTTGCTCC contains these protein-coding regions:
- the LOC106763107 gene encoding hydroxymethylglutaryl-CoA lyase, mitochondrial isoform X2; protein product: MSSLEEPLGLDKLPSMNTIDRIQRFSHGACRPRVDNLGMGNCWIEGRICSTSNSCNEDDEEYTAETFPWKRQTRDLSQDNSFTQKAVTKGRKSMKFGMTDDSFSDSQSSPKCHTKDLQGLAYKFLNCIPKFVKIVEVGPRDGLQNEKNIVPTDVKIELIHRLASTGLSVIEVTSFVSPKWVPQLADAKDVMQAVNNLGSIRMPVLTPNLKGFEAAVAAGAREVAVFASASESFSKSNINCSIEESLARYRAVIRAAKQLSIPVRGYVSCVVGCPVEGPIPPSKVAYVAKELHDMGCFEISLGDTIGVGTPGSVVPMLLAVMAVVPIEKLAVHFHDTYGQSLPNILVSLQMGISIVDSSVGGLGGCPYAKGASGNVATEDVVYMLNGIGVKTNVDIGKLLLAGDFISSYLERPSTSKTAIALNRVTTNASNIPS
- the LOC106763107 gene encoding hydroxymethylglutaryl-CoA lyase, mitochondrial isoform X1, which codes for MLPLTYLFTMSSLEEPLGLDKLPSMNTIDRIQRFSHGACRPRVDNLGMGNCWIEGRICSTSNSCNEDDEEYTAETFPWKRQTRDLSQDNSFTQKAVTKGRKSMKFGMTDDSFSDSQSSPKCHTKDLQGLAYKFLNCIPKFVKIVEVGPRDGLQNEKNIVPTDVKIELIHRLASTGLSVIEVTSFVSPKWVPQLADAKDVMQAVNNLGSIRMPVLTPNLKGFEAAVAAGAREVAVFASASESFSKSNINCSIEESLARYRAVIRAAKQLSIPVRGYVSCVVGCPVEGPIPPSKVAYVAKELHDMGCFEISLGDTIGVGTPGSVVPMLLAVMAVVPIEKLAVHFHDTYGQSLPNILVSLQMGISIVDSSVGGLGGCPYAKGASGNVATEDVVYMLNGIGVKTNVDIGKLLLAGDFISSYLERPSTSKTAIALNRVTTNASNIPS